A region from the Dendropsophus ebraccatus isolate aDenEbr1 chromosome 1, aDenEbr1.pat, whole genome shotgun sequence genome encodes:
- the LOC138801410 gene encoding vesicle-associated membrane protein 2 has translation MSAPAAGPPAAPGEGGAPPPPPNLTSNRRLQQTQAQVDEVVDIMRVNVDKVLERDQKLSELDDRADALQAGASQFETSAAKLKRKYWWKNLKMMIIMGVICAIILIIIIVYFST, from the exons GTCTGCCCCAGCTGCTGGCCCCCCTGCTGCCCCAGGAGAAGGAGGAGCACCCCCACCTCCCCCCAACCTCACCAGTAACAGGAGGCTGCAGCAAACCCAAGCACAAGTCGATGAG GTGGTGGATATTATGCGTGTGAATGTAGACAAGGTTTTGGAACGAGATCAGAAGCTGTCCGAGTTGGATGACCGCGCGGACGCTCTGCAGGCCGGAGCCTCGCAGTTTGAAACCAGCGCGGCCAAACTCAAGCGCAAGTACTGGTGGAAGAACCTCAAG ATGATGATCATTATGGGAGTGATATgcgctatcatcctcatcataaTTATTG tTTACTTCAGCACCTAA